In the genome of Acidobacteriota bacterium, the window GAGCTGCTTGCGCTGGTGCTCCTCGACGAAGCGCACCAGGTCCGCTGTCATCTCATCGCCGGACGTCTCGAAGCCCTGGGGGTTGCGGAAGCGGTGGAAGCCGTGGCCGATGCCATAGCGGTGGGAGCACAGCTTGCCGCCGGAGAAGCCGGCGGTGAAGTAGCCCCGGCGCCGCAGGATGGAGGCCAGGGTGGGAGTTCCCGCACCGAGGAATTGGGCCGATACGCCGGCACCGTGGTGGGAGGGATAGAGGCCGGTCATCATCGACGCGTGGGACGGCAGGGTCCAGGGGGAGACGCTGTAGGCACGGTCGTACACCGTCGCCTGCTGAGCGAAGGCATCGAGCACCGGGGTGATGGCGGGGTCTTCCCCGTATGGGCTGAGGGCGTCCCGGCGGGTGGTGTCGAGGGTGATGAGGAAGATCGGCGGTGGGGCTGCCTCGCTCGCCTCGTCTACGGGGTCGTCCGCCCCCTTGGACCCTTCTTGGCGGGGCTCTTCTTGGCGGGGCTCTACCGTGATCTCGGCCCACAGGAAGAGACCCTCGTCCACCCCTTGGGCCTGAAGCTCGAGACGGTGGGTCCCGCCATCGAGAGCGAAGCGCAAGGGGCGGTCGCTCATGGCGGGGACTTCGAGGCTGTGGGTCTGACCCGCCGTTTCGAGCATGAAGGTGGCCGGGGAGGTGGAGAAGTTTTCGCCCCGCAGGTGGAGATATCCCGGCGCATCGAGGTGGACGGTGGTCTCTCCGCGGCCGGGGCCGTCGTGGAGCAGGCCGCCGAATTTCTGCCGGCCGACGCCGGTGACGCCGACGGTGAGGAAGTCACCGAGATAGCGGTAGCGCTCGATTTGCTGTGCGTCGAAGAGCACCTCGTCATCGCCCAGCCGATATCCCAGGCGGGCCAGCGGATTCTCGTGATCGCTGCGGTCGCCGCCGTAGACCCGCTCGATTTCCAACACGTGATCTCCGGGCACCAGCTGCTCTGGGGGCACGGTCGCCAGCAGGTCCTGGCCATCACCGGCGGCGGGGGCCAGAACTTCCTCGCCGTCCCAGAGCACCCGATAGCGGTGGCCACTGGCGGTGTCGGTGGGCTGGAAGAAGAGCTCCAGCGGCTCCTGCGGCTGCCGAGCAATGCGATAGCGCAGGGTGGCGCTGCCGCGGAAGAGCCAGCCGTCCGCTTCGTTCCGGCCGCTCCAATTGTGATCCGGCACCGCGATCAGGGGACCTTCGAAGAAGACCTTGCCGAAGTCGGGGCCCGCCGAAGCGCCCCCGTCGGGACTGCAGGCAGTGGAGCCGAGAAGGGCGAACAGGCCCAGGAGCCACAGGCTGGCGATCCACAGGCGAAGGTCAGAGGCACGGGAGCCCTCGTCAGGCGGTTGGTTCCTGACGGGACCATCGGGAGTGGAAGAGAGCGCTGGGGTCAACGATGGACTCCTGGTGAATTCTCCGGCGGGGAAGCGCCGGTGATCGCTTGGGGCGACATTCTATGCTTTTGCGCCATGGCTTGCTGGGAGGCTCATTCCCGGCGGGCATTATAGGCGCAGATAGTAGAAAGAAGCGGGGCGGCGGACTGGATGTCCACCGCCCCGGGTCGAAGGCTTGTCGGGAAACTGGATCCTACGCCAGGCAGGATCCTTTCCCGCTCAAGGGGCCGAGGCTCCAGTTCCCGAACCGCTGGCCGGCGTGCCACCGTCTCCCGCCCCGTTTTGCATGGGCTTCATGGGCATGGGCTCCATGGTCATGGGGTTGCGCAGCGGCAGGTGGGTGACCTGGCCGTCCTGGAGGTCGCTCATCTTCGCCCGCTGATCGGCGTCGCCGGGGCCGATCTCCTCCCACTTGCCCACCACCAGGATGATCAGTTCCTCGGGCTTGAGGTGCTTTTGAGCCACCCGCTGGACATCGGCGGCGGTGACGCCGCGGAGCCGCTCGCGCCACAGCTGCCAGTACTCGTGGGGGCGGTCGAGGAATTCGTCCTCGGCGTAGGTGTTGACGATGGACTGGGCCGACTCGAAGCGCCGCGGGAAGCTCTCGATGCGGTTCTGCTTCGCCAGCATCAGCTCCTCCTCGG includes:
- a CDS encoding sulfatase; translated protein: MTPALSSTPDGPVRNQPPDEGSRASDLRLWIASLWLLGLFALLGSTACSPDGGASAGPDFGKVFFEGPLIAVPDHNWSGRNEADGWLFRGSATLRYRIARQPQEPLELFFQPTDTASGHRYRVLWDGEEVLAPAAGDGQDLLATVPPEQLVPGDHVLEIERVYGGDRSDHENPLARLGYRLGDDEVLFDAQQIERYRYLGDFLTVGVTGVGRQKFGGLLHDGPGRGETTVHLDAPGYLHLRGENFSTSPATFMLETAGQTHSLEVPAMSDRPLRFALDGGTHRLELQAQGVDEGLFLWAEITVEPRQEEPRQEGSKGADDPVDEASEAAPPPIFLITLDTTRRDALSPYGEDPAITPVLDAFAQQATVYDRAYSVSPWTLPSHASMMTGLYPSHHGAGVSAQFLGAGTPTLASILRRRGYFTAGFSGGKLCSHRYGIGHGFHRFRNPQGFETSGDEMTADLVRFVEEHQRKQLFVFANYFDPHAMYRAPEPFEQRLRLAEHRKHLEGNPIWQRFDQGNPGAWRKIIDLEAPEATPEVLAYMRAAYLSEVAFMDAQLGLFFDRLRGLGLYERALIVLVADHGELLGEGGLFSHAGRLDPELTEIPLLIKWPHQSEGRRVDALASPVDLFETIRAAAGVEVPPENDG